The following nucleotide sequence is from Nocardioides eburneiflavus.
GCCTGCCACAGGCCACGATTGCGGCGTTGGTGGGCAAGCATCCCTCGACGATCTCGAGGGAGTTGCGGCGTGCGGGGTCGTTCGGGACCAGGTCGCCACGTGCTCGCACCGCGCGGGGGCGTGGTGCTGGGTATCGGGTGAAGTACTCCGCGAAGTGGTCCCAGCGTGAGGCAGCGAGGAAGGCGCGCCGGCCCAAGGCGCGGCGCCTGGACCACGCGCCGTTGCGGGAGAAGGTGTGGGGGCTGCTACGCGACGACTGGTCGCCTGAGCAGATCGCGGCGATGCTGCCGGTGTTGTTCCCACGCGATCTGAGGATGCGGGTGTCGCACGAGACGATCTACCAGTCGCTGTTCGTCCAGACCAAGGGCGAGCTCAAGCGTGAGTTGACCGCGCACCTGCGCACCCGCCGGCAGCGCCGCAAGGCCCAGACCGGCGGCGCGAAGCGGGTCACGCTGGGGATCACCGATGACATCCGGATCTCACAGCGACCCGCTGAGGCGGACGATCGGGCCGTGCCCGGACATTGGGAGGGCGATCTGCTGCTCGGTGGTGTCGGCAAGGGGGCGGTACTCAC
It contains:
- a CDS encoding IS30 family transposase, giving the protein MPGVRLTADQRLVIERAYMAGLPQATIAALVGKHPSTISRELRRAGSFGTRSPRARTARGRGAGYRVKYSAKWSQREAARKARRPKARRLDHAPLREKVWGLLRDDWSPEQIAAMLPVLFPRDLRMRVSHETIYQSLFVQTKGELKRELTAHLRTRRQRRKAQTGGAKRVTLGITDDIRISQRPAEADDRAVPGHWEGDLLLGGVGKGAVLTLVERSSRFVLLAPLPGQHRADQARWTLNEMIATLPLELRKSITWDRGSEMAQHAKFSIESGIPIYFCDPQSPWQRGTNENTNGLLRQYWPKGADLRHLTMAECDRVALKLNTRPRKTLEWQTPGQALNQRLVASAV